From the genome of Oncorhynchus kisutch isolate 150728-3 unplaced genomic scaffold, Okis_V2 Okis09a-Okis19a_hom, whole genome shotgun sequence, one region includes:
- the LOC116360546 gene encoding transmembrane protein 60: MSLAQRVLLTWIFTLTFLIMLVLKLDGKVHWNWFLTFLPVWIFDGILLLMLLVKMVARCKAGHDPRNGSQDLKKKAWYLASMLLKLGFCLTLCARLEKLTHIKLTFVCIPLWCMLLGAMVELGYNIFPERREA; encoded by the coding sequence ATGTCTCTCGCTCAGAGAGTCCTCCTCACCTGGATCTTCACCCTGACCTTCCTCATCATGCTCGTCCTCAAACTAGATGGCAAAGTCCACTGGAACTGGTTCCTCACCTTTCTACCCGTATGGATCTTCGACGGCATCCTCCTCCTCATGTTACTCGTCAAGATGGTCGCCAGGTGTAAAGCAGGACACGACCCTCGTAACGGCTCCCAGGACCTGAAGAAGAAGGCCTGGTATCTGGCGTCCATGCTGCTGAAGCTGGGTTTCTGTCTGACGCTGTGCGCCCGGCTGGAGAAGCTTACCCATATCAAGCTCACCTTTGTGTGTATTCCTCTATGGTGCATGTTGCTGGGAGCCATGGTGGAGCTGGGCTATAACATCTTCCCCGAGAGGAGAGAGGCATGA